A window from Balaenoptera musculus isolate JJ_BM4_2016_0621 chromosome 8, mBalMus1.pri.v3, whole genome shotgun sequence encodes these proteins:
- the LOC118899616 gene encoding translation initiation factor IF-2-like: MRRPRIARAPATPTRLPAPPRVSLPALPPAHRPRSPSAFFQGSGPARCSRLRAGHRSSSARALPPTRPRSNTHFASVTPPLAGQLRRRPSPTSSGRRGEAPHSPSTALFASQPVTVAQPEGRAAWARAAVARLKAGSPGVRLLGPAGQTAQGEGAQGRGAFPPAALPSRARRWAEAGLPAITGQALAPPPRGQPALGSGGSSVQQPGPASPTPRRSEGAGNGSSMSVLGSAPPGELRALDKGVHRYQAREWSPRRPGGGGGRRAHRGPEAPGEVALQAPAPRPRSGFRSARAPGGPGGT, translated from the exons ATGCGTCGGCCTCGAATCGCCCGCGCCCCCGCGACGCCGACGCGGCTCCCCGCCCCCCCTCGCGTCAGCCTGCCCGCCCTCCCGCCGGCCCACCGCCCCCGCTCCCCGTCGGCCTTCTTCCAGGGCTCGGGCCCGGCCCGCTGCTCGCGCCTGCGCGCAGGCCACAGATCCTCCTCTGCGCGCGCCCTGCCCCCCACACGCCCTCGCTCGAACACACACTTCGCCTCTGTGACCCCGCCCCTCGCCGGCCAGCTGCGCCGGcggccctcccccacctcttctgGGAGG AGGGGAGAAGCGCCCCATTCCCCTTCAACCGCCCTCTTCGCGAGTCAGCCCGTCACAGTCGCACAACCTGAGGGCCGGGCGGCCTGGGCGAGGGCAGCCGTTGCCCGCCTCAAAGCGGGGTCTCCCGGGGTCAGGCTGCTGGGCCCGGCCGGCCAGACTGCCCAGGGCGAGGGGGCGCAGGGAAGGGGCGCCTTCCCGCCGGCTGCCCTCCCCTCGCGCGCCCGCCGATGGGCCGAGGCCGGCCTGCCCGCCATCACCGGGCAGGCCCTGGCGCCCCCGCCGCGGGGCCAGCCCGCCCTCGGCTCGGGGGGCTCCTCGGTGCAGCAGCCCGGCCCCGCCTCACCCACTCCTCGCCGCTCCGAAGGGGCAGGAAACGGGAGTAGCATGTCTGTCCTGGGCTCGGCTCCCCCGGGGGAGCTCCGGGCGCTTGACAAGGGCGTCCACAGGTACCAGGCGCGGGAGTGGTCGCCGCGACGGCCCGGGGGCGGTGGCGGCCGGCGCGCCCACCGCGGGCCCGAGGCGCCCGGGGAGGTGGCCCTGCAAGCCCCCGCTCCTCGGCCACGCTCAGGTTTCCGCAGCGCCCGTGCCCCCGGCGGCCCGGGTGGGACGTGA